A single Stutzerimonas stutzeri DNA region contains:
- a CDS encoding GumC family protein has translation MNSPVRPDRPWQRPVGPAADSDFIDLKKIWHAIWSRKMGIALIVGGVALLTMLLLSRMTPIYKAVASVLIETKGTPVLSFQPAADTPVELSEYLQTQLSLMQSRGVAERVVRDLNLTEHPEFDLRQQPGPLVDFGGIIDSLTGEEPEALSEAQIIDYATQTFMERTSVWVEGKSQLVYLSIAMADRLTAAQATNQLAQAYIEAQLEAKVDMSMTAASWMNERLVSLRQKLQDSEDKLQAYLDAEGLVDLDGVGTISANELSLTGDRMIDARRQRAEAESQYRQVESMRSQGWERLASVPAVLGHPLIQQFKADQAHARSRVEDLSRRYGDRHPAMASARSDLNAATASLRQQVEQVVASIERNYQLAVANENSLRASFDENKGRIQDISRKEFKVRDLQRQVESDRALYDTFMTRLQETTATSDLSSTNARIVDAAIPPTEPSAPNKKLIMVVALFLALVLGIAQAIIREILDNTFKSSEEVESKLGLPVMGIVPQVPRKLRKEVSHLFERNADKRFCEAVRTIRTNLLLSEANQPRQVLVVTSTAPDEGKSAVSANLAFAMGQLHRVLLIDADLRRATLDKAFDFKPGTPGLVNLIGGNAKLEECIHSVGNVDMIAAGAVPSNPLELLSSPRFAKLLEVVKGRYDRIIIDSPPSQAVSDAAVLSTLADAVIYVVKSDSTLIPHVQKGVSQLQNSNAPVTGVVLNHVDIEKAKKNGQFRGYYDHYGYSEQTV, from the coding sequence ATGAACAGCCCAGTTCGCCCGGATCGACCGTGGCAGCGCCCCGTAGGGCCAGCAGCCGACAGCGATTTCATCGATCTCAAGAAAATCTGGCACGCGATCTGGTCGCGCAAGATGGGCATCGCATTGATCGTGGGGGGCGTCGCGTTGCTGACGATGCTCCTGCTTTCGCGGATGACGCCCATCTACAAAGCCGTCGCCTCGGTGCTCATCGAGACCAAGGGTACGCCGGTCCTGTCGTTCCAGCCGGCGGCCGACACCCCGGTCGAGCTCAGCGAGTACCTGCAGACCCAACTGAGCCTGATGCAGAGCCGTGGTGTGGCCGAGCGTGTGGTGCGCGATCTCAACCTGACCGAGCACCCCGAATTCGATCTGCGCCAGCAGCCCGGTCCGCTGGTCGACTTCGGCGGCATCATCGATTCGTTGACCGGCGAGGAGCCCGAAGCGCTCAGCGAAGCGCAGATCATCGATTACGCGACTCAAACATTCATGGAGCGCACCTCGGTCTGGGTCGAGGGCAAAAGCCAGCTCGTCTATCTGTCCATCGCCATGGCTGACCGGCTGACCGCCGCGCAAGCGACCAACCAACTGGCGCAGGCCTACATCGAAGCGCAGCTGGAAGCCAAAGTCGACATGTCGATGACCGCTGCCAGCTGGATGAACGAGCGTCTGGTTTCCCTGCGCCAGAAGCTGCAGGATTCCGAAGACAAGCTCCAGGCCTACCTGGACGCCGAGGGTCTCGTCGACCTGGACGGTGTCGGCACCATCAGTGCCAACGAGCTGTCCTTGACGGGTGATCGCATGATCGATGCGCGTCGTCAGCGGGCCGAGGCCGAGAGCCAGTACCGCCAGGTCGAATCCATGCGCAGCCAGGGCTGGGAGCGTCTTGCCAGCGTGCCGGCGGTACTTGGCCATCCGCTGATCCAGCAGTTCAAGGCCGACCAGGCGCACGCCCGCTCCCGCGTCGAAGACCTGTCGCGTCGTTATGGCGATCGCCACCCGGCGATGGCGTCGGCGCGTTCCGACCTGAACGCGGCCACGGCCAGTCTGCGCCAGCAGGTCGAGCAGGTGGTGGCGAGCATCGAGCGCAACTACCAGTTGGCGGTGGCCAACGAGAACTCGTTGCGCGCATCGTTCGACGAGAACAAGGGTCGTATCCAGGACATCTCCCGCAAGGAATTCAAGGTGCGTGACCTCCAGCGCCAGGTCGAAAGCGACCGCGCGCTGTATGACACCTTCATGACCCGTCTGCAGGAAACCACCGCGACTTCGGACCTGAGTTCTACCAATGCCCGCATCGTCGACGCGGCAATCCCGCCGACCGAGCCCAGCGCGCCGAACAAGAAGCTGATCATGGTGGTAGCGCTGTTCCTGGCCCTGGTGCTGGGCATCGCCCAGGCGATCATCCGTGAAATTCTCGACAACACCTTCAAGAGTTCCGAGGAAGTCGAGAGCAAGCTGGGTCTGCCGGTGATGGGCATCGTTCCGCAGGTGCCACGCAAGCTGCGCAAGGAAGTCAGCCATCTGTTCGAGCGCAACGCCGACAAGCGCTTCTGCGAAGCCGTACGGACCATCCGCACCAACTTGCTGCTGAGCGAAGCCAACCAGCCGCGGCAGGTCCTGGTCGTGACGTCCACGGCGCCCGACGAAGGCAAGAGTGCGGTATCGGCCAACCTGGCGTTCGCCATGGGGCAGCTGCATCGCGTCCTGTTGATCGACGCCGACCTGCGTCGTGCGACGCTGGACAAGGCGTTCGACTTCAAGCCGGGCACGCCGGGGCTGGTCAACCTCATCGGCGGCAATGCGAAGCTCGAGGAGTGCATCCATTCGGTCGGCAACGTCGACATGATCGCGGCCGGCGCGGTGCCGTCCAATCCGTTGGAACTGCTGTCCTCGCCACGCTTCGCCAAGCTGCTTGAAGTGGTCAAGGGCCGCTATGACCGCATCATCATCGACTCGCCGCCGAGCCAGGCGGTCAGCGATGCCGCGGTGCTTTCGACCCTGGCGGACGCGGTGATCTACGTCGTCAAGTCCGACAGCACGCTGATTCCACATGTCCAGAAAGGTGTGAGTCAGTTGCAGAACAGCAACGCGCCGGTCACGGGCGTGGTGCTCAACCACGTCGACATCGAGAAAGCCAAGAAGAACGGTCAGTTCCGTGGCTACTACGACCATTACGGATACAGCGAGCAGACGGTCTAG
- a CDS encoding polysaccharide biosynthesis/export family protein: protein MRIPNIYKCLSVLLLLAFSAAASAAQYELGSGDVIRISVHGEPDLSFEEIRLTDAGTFTFPFIGEVDANGKTAGEVRNLLVEKLKDGYLIDPRVSVSVVNYREFYIAGEVKLPGGYPYQPGLTLDRAIALAGGLTERASTKRMTIVRGSEGSRAEEKATMDTKVRPGDTINIDEGFF, encoded by the coding sequence ATGCGCATCCCGAACATCTATAAATGCTTATCCGTGCTGTTGCTGCTGGCGTTCAGCGCCGCTGCCAGCGCTGCTCAATACGAACTGGGCTCGGGCGACGTGATCCGCATCAGCGTTCACGGCGAGCCAGACCTTTCATTCGAAGAAATACGCCTGACTGACGCCGGCACGTTCACGTTTCCCTTCATCGGCGAAGTCGATGCCAACGGCAAGACGGCCGGAGAAGTACGCAACCTTCTGGTTGAAAAGCTCAAGGACGGCTACCTGATCGATCCGCGTGTTTCGGTATCGGTGGTCAATTATCGCGAGTTCTACATTGCCGGCGAGGTGAAGCTTCCCGGCGGTTATCCCTACCAGCCCGGACTCACCCTGGATCGGGCAATTGCCCTGGCGGGTGGGCTCACCGAGCGCGCCTCGACCAAACGCATGACCATCGTGCGCGGTTCAGAAGGCAGCCGCGCCGAGGAAAAAGCCACCATGGACACCAAGGTCCGCCCTGGCGACACGATCAACATCGACGAAGGATTCTTCTGA
- a CDS encoding outer membrane beta-barrel protein, whose protein sequence is MRNITLPGVSLLCLVATESWAVNDPQDIRIGGFEFTPTLVVRESYDDNYRGLSDNEQASWVTGINPTFLLGTGNRNSEYELEYSFNSDIFHSDSEASNTDHHLQLRSVMEFTSRHRLSWGLAYHRVEETADTEDATENDKYSRAIARAAYRFGASTARNQLEFGTNYEQRRYHNSGNLNAAEERDSLMFNSIWFHRLGSRTRSLVEVRHTDHDYKLASALRDSTNLALLGGATWDATAKTSGTVKLGAERKDFDSDQRKDFTSPMWEVGVTYKPRSYSAFTINSRRAFDEGDDGASTINDWTTIASWDHEWTSRVSTELLYRFSDREYEGINRDDERTGYGAGVTWSPDRWIDVTLSYLRTENDSSLSSETYDRNVYLLSFDLSL, encoded by the coding sequence ATGAGGAACATCACGCTTCCAGGTGTATCGCTACTGTGTCTTGTCGCTACCGAAAGCTGGGCAGTGAACGACCCGCAGGACATACGCATTGGTGGTTTCGAGTTCACCCCGACGCTGGTTGTGCGCGAAAGCTACGACGACAACTATCGCGGGCTGTCGGACAACGAGCAGGCGTCCTGGGTGACGGGCATCAACCCGACCTTCCTGTTGGGTACGGGGAATCGCAACAGCGAGTACGAACTGGAGTATTCCTTCAACAGCGATATCTTTCATTCGGACTCCGAAGCGAGCAACACCGACCATCACCTGCAGCTCAGAAGCGTCATGGAGTTCACCTCCCGCCATCGTTTGAGCTGGGGGCTCGCCTACCACCGCGTGGAAGAGACCGCGGACACCGAAGATGCGACCGAAAACGACAAGTACAGCCGGGCGATTGCCCGTGCGGCGTACCGTTTCGGCGCCAGTACCGCGCGTAACCAGCTCGAATTCGGAACCAATTACGAACAGCGCCGGTATCACAACAGCGGCAACCTCAACGCGGCTGAAGAGCGCGACAGCCTGATGTTCAATTCCATCTGGTTCCATCGCCTTGGCTCCAGAACTCGCTCACTCGTCGAGGTTCGGCACACCGATCACGACTACAAACTCGCCAGTGCGCTGCGCGACAGCACGAACCTGGCGCTGCTCGGGGGCGCGACCTGGGATGCCACCGCAAAGACATCCGGTACGGTCAAGCTTGGTGCCGAGCGCAAGGATTTCGACAGCGATCAGCGCAAAGACTTCACCAGCCCCATGTGGGAAGTCGGCGTCACCTACAAGCCACGGTCCTATTCGGCCTTCACGATCAATTCCCGCCGTGCCTTCGACGAGGGCGACGACGGTGCCAGCACCATCAACGACTGGACGACCATCGCCAGTTGGGATCATGAGTGGACCTCGCGTGTTTCGACCGAACTGCTCTACCGCTTTTCCGATCGGGAGTACGAAGGAATCAACCGCGACGATGAGCGCACCGGCTACGGCGCTGGCGTGACCTGGTCACCGGATCGCTGGATCGACGTGACCCTTTCGTATCTCAGAACGGAAAACGACTCCAGCCTGAGCTCGGAGACCTACGACCGAAACGTTTACCTGCTGAGTTTCGACCTGAGCCTTTGA
- the rfaH gene encoding transcription/translation regulatory transformer protein RfaH, protein MDRHTEWPKAWYLVQCKSRQDGRAQAHLARQGFECFAPIVKVQTMGGGRLRELQEPLFPGYLFIRMGENDNWLSLRSTRGVSRVVAFCGQPCRVQDAIVEHLRQRCETTDVRAALMPGDRVQVKVGARADIEAVFVAMDAEQRVMVLLNVLNRQQQVQIPLARIQPVQRRAVVPS, encoded by the coding sequence GTGGATAGACATACCGAATGGCCGAAGGCCTGGTATCTGGTGCAGTGCAAGTCGCGCCAGGATGGCCGGGCTCAAGCGCATCTCGCGCGCCAGGGCTTCGAATGCTTTGCACCCATCGTCAAGGTGCAGACGATGGGCGGCGGGAGGCTGCGTGAGCTTCAGGAGCCATTGTTTCCGGGGTATCTGTTTATTCGAATGGGCGAGAACGACAACTGGCTATCGCTACGCTCGACGCGCGGGGTCAGTCGAGTCGTCGCGTTCTGCGGCCAGCCCTGTCGGGTACAGGACGCCATCGTCGAGCACCTCAGGCAGCGCTGCGAAACGACCGATGTCCGGGCTGCGCTGATGCCCGGTGATCGCGTACAGGTCAAGGTGGGCGCGCGCGCCGACATCGAGGCTGTTTTTGTCGCCATGGACGCAGAGCAGCGGGTGATGGTGCTGTTGAACGTGCTCAATCGCCAGCAGCAGGTCCAGATACCGCTGGCACGCATTCAACCCGTCCAACGGCGCGCAGTAGTGCCTTCCTAA
- a CDS encoding CvfB family protein codes for MAAIGRFNSMQIVKHTGFGLYLDGGPDGEILLPNRYIPKNVPTEVDDWLNVFIYLDSEDKLIATTDKPKVQVGEFASLKVVEINRVGLFLDWGLPKDLLLPHSEEKRPLKEGDYCVVHVYLDKHSKRITATARLDRYLDKTPPRYAAGEAVDLLVVEPTDLGYKAIVNGKHWGLIHKNEAFKFLRGGMREKGYIKEVRADGKISLSLQPVGSEAADALQALILQKLQENQGALPVSDKTAADEIARLFGVSKGNFKKAIGGLYKQGRIVIHPDRIERA; via the coding sequence ATGGCTGCCATCGGGCGTTTCAACAGCATGCAAATCGTCAAGCACACCGGTTTCGGTTTGTACCTGGACGGAGGGCCGGACGGCGAGATTCTGCTGCCCAATCGCTACATTCCCAAGAACGTCCCGACCGAGGTCGATGACTGGCTGAACGTCTTCATCTACCTCGACAGTGAGGACAAGCTCATCGCGACGACCGACAAGCCCAAGGTCCAGGTGGGTGAATTTGCCAGCCTCAAGGTCGTCGAGATCAATCGGGTCGGACTCTTCCTCGACTGGGGATTGCCCAAGGATTTGCTGCTGCCGCATTCCGAAGAAAAACGGCCGCTGAAAGAAGGCGACTATTGTGTCGTGCACGTCTATCTGGACAAGCACAGCAAACGCATCACCGCGACGGCGCGGCTGGATCGCTATCTGGACAAGACGCCGCCTCGCTACGCGGCTGGCGAAGCGGTGGACCTGTTGGTCGTCGAACCCACCGATCTCGGCTACAAGGCGATCGTCAATGGCAAGCACTGGGGCCTGATCCACAAGAACGAGGCCTTCAAGTTCCTGCGTGGCGGGATGCGCGAAAAAGGCTATATCAAGGAAGTTAGGGCCGACGGCAAGATCAGCCTGAGCCTGCAGCCGGTGGGCAGCGAAGCGGCTGATGCGTTGCAGGCGCTGATCCTGCAGAAACTGCAGGAAAACCAGGGCGCACTCCCGGTCAGCGACAAGACCGCAGCCGACGAAATCGCTCGGCTCTTTGGTGTCAGCAAGGGCAACTTCAAGAAGGCGATCGGCGGTCTGTACAAGCAGGGCCGGATCGTGATCCACCCGGATCGCATCGAACGCGCCTGA
- a CDS encoding membrane-bound PQQ-dependent dehydrogenase, glucose/quinate/shikimate family gives MAVVISAVLCIILGLTLAVGGWKIVSLGGTWYFAILAAGFLLTGALLLARRRAALWVYALVMLGALGWALYEVGFDWWQLAPRGSIVAPLGLWLLTPWVAQRLGWQHFGARAWGGSALALMLAVLLWGAAAAQALSSDSHDLKGILPPPLAAAPGDPNADVPDGEWHAYGRTQHGMRYSPLAQLTPSNVARLEKAWQFNTGDRRREDDPPETTYEVTPLKIDDSLYICTPHNFVIALDAETGQERWRFDPQVPASVNRQHLTCRGLSYHFSEAAPGDQACRQRLFMPTADARLIALDARTGRVCPGFGRNGAVDLWANMPNVKEGFYYSTSPPVVARNLVIVGGAVNDNVSTTEPSGVIRAYDVITGELKWNWDPGNPQQTEPIGEGETYSQSTPNSWSISSADEALGLVYVPLGNQVPDQWGGNRSENSERFSSSIVALELETGELRWVFQTVHHDLWDMDVPAQPSLVDIDTEHGPIPALVAPTKQGDIYVLDRRTGEPILPVREVPAPQGAADGDWTAPTQPVSALSYEPPMLQGKDLWGATFIDQMICHIRFHSLRYEGRYTPPSTQGTLVHPGNFGVFNWGGVAVDPVRQMVFSTPAYLPFTSTLIPRENDRATYVSSNEPHLNENFGAPFAVELKPFVSPIGLPCVAPPWGYVAGADLRTGKTHWMRRNGTVRDRSPIPLPFKMGVPSLGGPMLTGGGVAFLSGTLDNYLRAYDVSTGKELGRWRLPAGGQATPMTYLSRTGRQMVVVVAGGHGSLGTRAGDAIIAYALPR, from the coding sequence GTGGCGGTCGTCATCAGTGCAGTCTTGTGCATCATTTTGGGCCTGACGCTTGCCGTCGGCGGGTGGAAAATCGTCTCGCTGGGCGGGACCTGGTATTTCGCGATCCTCGCCGCCGGCTTTCTGCTCACCGGTGCGCTACTGCTGGCCAGGCGCCGCGCGGCGTTGTGGGTCTATGCACTGGTCATGCTCGGTGCGTTGGGCTGGGCGCTGTACGAGGTGGGTTTCGATTGGTGGCAACTGGCGCCGCGCGGCAGCATCGTTGCGCCGCTGGGGTTATGGTTGCTGACGCCCTGGGTTGCGCAGCGACTGGGTTGGCAACACTTCGGCGCGCGGGCCTGGGGCGGCAGCGCGCTCGCCCTGATGCTGGCGGTTCTGCTTTGGGGCGCGGCGGCGGCACAGGCGCTCTCCAGCGATAGTCACGACCTCAAGGGAATATTGCCGCCACCGTTGGCAGCGGCGCCCGGCGACCCGAATGCCGATGTCCCGGACGGCGAATGGCATGCCTACGGTCGCACCCAGCATGGCATGCGTTATTCCCCGTTGGCGCAGCTCACGCCAAGCAATGTCGCTCGGCTGGAAAAGGCCTGGCAGTTCAATACCGGTGATCGGCGCCGCGAGGACGACCCACCCGAGACCACCTACGAGGTCACGCCGCTCAAGATAGACGACAGTCTCTATATCTGTACGCCGCACAATTTCGTCATCGCATTGGACGCCGAGACGGGGCAGGAACGTTGGCGCTTCGATCCCCAGGTGCCGGCCTCGGTCAATCGCCAGCATCTGACCTGTCGCGGGCTGTCCTACCACTTCAGCGAGGCGGCGCCCGGCGACCAGGCCTGCCGCCAACGGTTGTTCATGCCGACCGCCGATGCGCGGCTGATCGCGCTGGATGCCCGGACCGGTCGGGTGTGTCCCGGGTTCGGTCGCAATGGCGCGGTGGATCTGTGGGCAAACATGCCGAACGTGAAGGAAGGCTTCTATTATTCGACCTCACCGCCGGTGGTCGCCCGGAATCTGGTCATCGTTGGCGGAGCGGTGAACGACAACGTTTCGACCACCGAGCCGTCCGGGGTCATACGGGCCTACGATGTCATCACCGGCGAGCTGAAGTGGAACTGGGATCCGGGCAATCCGCAGCAGACCGAGCCGATCGGCGAAGGTGAAACCTACAGCCAGAGCACGCCCAACAGCTGGAGCATTTCCAGCGCCGACGAGGCGCTGGGCCTGGTCTACGTGCCGCTGGGCAACCAGGTGCCGGACCAGTGGGGTGGCAATCGCAGCGAGAACAGCGAGCGTTTCTCGTCTTCCATCGTTGCCCTTGAGCTGGAAACCGGTGAGTTGCGCTGGGTCTTCCAGACGGTGCATCACGATCTCTGGGACATGGACGTGCCCGCGCAGCCGAGCCTGGTCGATATCGACACGGAACATGGGCCGATCCCCGCGCTGGTCGCGCCAACCAAGCAAGGCGATATCTATGTACTGGACCGCCGCACCGGGGAACCGATCCTGCCAGTGCGCGAAGTGCCGGCGCCGCAAGGGGCGGCCGATGGTGACTGGACAGCGCCTACCCAGCCGGTGTCGGCACTGTCCTACGAGCCGCCCATGCTCCAAGGCAAGGACCTGTGGGGGGCCACGTTCATCGATCAGATGATCTGCCACATCCGGTTCCATTCGTTGCGCTATGAAGGCCGCTATACACCGCCGTCCACCCAGGGCACGCTGGTGCATCCCGGGAACTTCGGCGTGTTCAATTGGGGGGGTGTCGCCGTCGATCCGGTCAGGCAGATGGTGTTCAGCACGCCAGCTTACCTGCCGTTCACGTCGACGCTGATTCCCCGCGAGAATGATCGCGCCACCTATGTGTCGAGCAATGAGCCGCACCTCAACGAGAATTTCGGCGCGCCCTTTGCCGTTGAACTCAAGCCTTTCGTTTCGCCAATTGGCCTGCCCTGCGTCGCGCCGCCCTGGGGATATGTCGCCGGCGCCGATCTGCGTACCGGCAAGACTCACTGGATGCGCCGCAATGGCACCGTGCGCGACCGCTCGCCGATTCCGCTTCCGTTCAAGATGGGCGTTCCGAGCCTTGGCGGGCCGATGCTCACTGGCGGCGGCGTGGCGTTTCTCAGCGGCACGCTGGACAACTACCTGCGCGCCTACGACGTCAGTACGGGCAAGGAGCTGGGCAGATGGCGATTGCCTGCCGGTGGCCAGGCCACGCCGATGACTTATCTGAGCCGTACCGGGCGGCAGATGGTCGTCGTGGTCGCTGGCGGCCATGGCTCCCTCGGGACCCGGGCGGGCGATGCGATCATCGCCTACGCCTTGCCTCGCTAG
- a CDS encoding PQQ-dependent sugar dehydrogenase: MSRFARHALVCSLVLACSSPAFAEVEYFDSEQGRVTVQTVASDLEHPWALAFLPDDKGMLVTERPGRLRIISGDGQISEPLAGVPEVFARGQGGLLDVRLSPGFGQDRLVYLSYAEAGDDGQAGTTVGRGRLADDLSGLDDFTVIFRQQPKLSTGIHFGSRLVFDDEGHLFIALGENNQRPTAQELDKLQGKLVRIYPDGKVPDDNPFAATQEARPEIWSYGHRNQQGAAINPWSGKLWTHEHGPRGGDEINIPQSGRNYGWPLATHGINYGGQPIPEAEGKTVAGTEPPHHVWERSPGISGMAFYDAQRFPEWQHNLFIGALVDQSLIRLQLDGDRIAGEERLLKQLGARIRDVRVGPDGFLYLLTDSSSGQLLRVGLSAEP, translated from the coding sequence ATGTCTCGCTTTGCCCGTCACGCCCTTGTCTGCAGCCTGGTTCTGGCCTGTTCGTCGCCGGCGTTCGCCGAAGTCGAATACTTCGACAGCGAGCAAGGTCGCGTCACGGTGCAGACCGTCGCCAGCGACCTGGAGCATCCCTGGGCCTTAGCGTTTTTGCCGGATGACAAGGGCATGCTGGTGACCGAGCGGCCCGGAAGGCTGCGTATCATCAGTGGCGATGGGCAGATATCCGAACCGCTCGCGGGTGTGCCGGAGGTGTTTGCGCGTGGACAGGGTGGCTTGCTCGATGTTCGCCTGTCGCCCGGGTTCGGGCAGGACCGGCTGGTCTATCTCAGCTACGCCGAGGCCGGCGATGACGGCCAGGCGGGCACCACCGTGGGGCGCGGCCGGCTGGCCGACGACCTGAGTGGGCTGGACGACTTCACGGTTATCTTTCGCCAGCAGCCGAAGCTGTCCACCGGCATTCATTTCGGCTCCCGGTTGGTGTTCGATGACGAGGGGCATCTGTTCATTGCGCTGGGCGAGAACAACCAGCGGCCCACGGCCCAGGAGCTCGACAAACTCCAGGGCAAGCTGGTGCGCATCTACCCTGACGGCAAGGTTCCGGACGACAACCCCTTCGCGGCGACCCAGGAGGCTCGCCCGGAAATCTGGTCCTACGGTCACCGCAATCAGCAGGGCGCCGCCATCAACCCGTGGAGCGGCAAGCTCTGGACCCACGAGCACGGCCCGCGCGGCGGCGACGAGATCAATATTCCCCAGTCGGGGCGCAACTATGGCTGGCCACTGGCGACCCATGGCATCAACTATGGCGGCCAACCGATACCGGAGGCTGAAGGCAAAACCGTCGCGGGGACCGAGCCGCCGCACCATGTGTGGGAACGATCGCCAGGTATCAGCGGCATGGCCTTTTATGACGCGCAGCGGTTCCCGGAGTGGCAGCACAACCTGTTCATCGGCGCGCTGGTCGACCAGTCGCTGATCCGCTTGCAGCTCGACGGCGACAGGATCGCCGGGGAGGAACGCCTGCTCAAGCAATTGGGCGCGCGAATTCGCGACGTTCGTGTAGGGCCGGACGGCTTCCTGTACCTGCTGACCGACTCGTCGAGCGGCCAGTTGCTGCGGGTCGGCTTGAGTGCAGAGCCATGA
- a CDS encoding RNA pseudouridine synthase has translation MTDPMRLSKRLAEQLGCSRREAELYIEGGWVSVDGQIIEAPYFKVEDQRIELLPGATATEVQPVTLLLHKPAGTPTATDPASAQAQLSQARHWSGDDARLTPRDRHLARQTALLALEPDVSGLVVFSQQREVIRTLADPRGKLEHEYIVEVAGEPEEGGLALLAKGIGHRGRVLPKAKASWQNETRLRIVLKAPQAGDLRQLCEAIGLQMRSCKRIRIGRLSMAKLPVGEWRFLGEHERF, from the coding sequence ATGACCGACCCCATGCGCCTGTCCAAACGCCTCGCCGAGCAACTCGGCTGTTCCCGGCGCGAGGCTGAGCTGTATATCGAGGGCGGCTGGGTCAGCGTCGATGGACAGATCATCGAAGCCCCGTATTTCAAGGTCGAAGACCAACGGATCGAGCTGCTGCCGGGCGCTACCGCGACCGAAGTGCAGCCGGTGACGTTGCTCCTGCACAAGCCAGCCGGCACCCCCACCGCCACCGACCCCGCGTCCGCCCAGGCGCAACTGAGCCAGGCGAGACACTGGTCTGGCGACGATGCCCGGCTCACTCCGCGCGACCGCCACCTGGCTCGCCAGACCGCGCTGCTTGCGCTGGAACCGGACGTCAGCGGGCTGGTTGTGTTCAGCCAGCAGCGCGAGGTAATTCGTACGCTTGCCGACCCACGCGGCAAGCTCGAGCACGAGTACATCGTCGAAGTGGCGGGTGAACCCGAGGAAGGCGGCCTGGCGCTGCTGGCCAAGGGCATCGGCCATCGCGGCAGGGTACTGCCCAAGGCCAAAGCCAGTTGGCAGAACGAAACCCGTCTGCGGATCGTGCTCAAGGCGCCGCAAGCGGGCGACCTGCGCCAGCTGTGCGAAGCGATCGGGCTGCAGATGCGCAGCTGCAAGCGCATTCGCATCGGCCGTCTGTCGATGGCCAAACTGCCGGTCGGCGAGTGGCGATTCCTCGGCGAGCACGAACGCTTCTAG
- a CDS encoding substrate-binding periplasmic protein has translation MQRLVLVLTLALVPLVCGAQQQKVEVWTYHLSPPFILDDARGLSHAFVELLNDDPANGERFHFELVELPRKRVDVRLARKRPGVLLWATPRFFTTAQAAHGKWSQPLLIDQQDFVSLPDAPVEYEGPRSLHGLVLGGVLGHRYAALEEDIARGAITRQDVQTDLQNLQKLLSGRIDTLLIPRSTLLYYRKDDPLSDLYVSDTPLYQFARHLLVNGPLGAPVMDYLDGFLNGLQSNPRWQILLFQYGLKPIASEP, from the coding sequence ATGCAGAGACTCGTGCTGGTACTCACCCTGGCTCTGGTGCCTCTGGTCTGCGGGGCGCAGCAGCAGAAAGTCGAAGTCTGGACCTATCACCTTTCGCCACCTTTCATTCTCGACGACGCCCGAGGCCTTTCGCATGCCTTCGTCGAACTGCTCAACGACGACCCGGCCAACGGTGAGCGTTTCCACTTCGAGTTGGTGGAATTGCCGCGCAAGCGTGTGGACGTTCGCCTCGCTCGCAAGCGCCCCGGCGTGCTGCTATGGGCCACCCCTCGCTTCTTCACGACTGCACAGGCGGCCCATGGCAAATGGTCGCAGCCGCTGCTGATCGACCAGCAGGATTTCGTCTCGCTACCCGATGCGCCCGTTGAATACGAGGGCCCTCGTTCGCTGCACGGTCTTGTCCTGGGAGGTGTGCTCGGGCACCGTTACGCGGCGCTCGAAGAGGATATCGCCCGTGGTGCGATCACGCGCCAGGATGTTCAGACCGATTTGCAGAACCTCCAGAAGCTGCTCTCCGGACGCATCGACACCTTGCTGATCCCGCGCTCGACCTTGCTCTATTACCGCAAGGACGACCCCCTCAGCGACCTTTATGTATCGGATACCCCGCTGTACCAGTTCGCACGGCATCTGCTGGTCAATGGCCCGCTGGGCGCGCCTGTCATGGACTACCTGGACGGCTTTCTCAATGGCTTGCAGAGCAACCCGCGGTGGCAGATCCTGTTGTTCCAGTACGGACTCAAGCCCATCGCCAGCGAGCCATGA